TCGTCCTCGCCGAGGCCCGCCCCCGCGGCATCCGCGTGCACGCCTGGGTCAGCCTGAACCTGGTGTCGAGCGCGGTGGAGCTGCCGGCGTCCCCGGACCATCTCATCTACCGGCATCCCGAGTGGCTGATGGTGCCGCGCGCGATCGCGCAGGACGTCGCCCGGCTCGATCCGCGCAACCCGGCATACGTCGGCAAAATCGCGCGCTGGACGCGCGCCGAGCTGGAGACCGTCGAGGGCCTCTTCGCCACGCCGCTGCAGCCCGACGCCGCCGCGTACGCCGCACGCGTCGTCGCCGACGTCGCGCGCCGCTACGATCTCGACGGCGTCCACCTCGATTACGCCCGCTACCCGAACCCGCAGTTCGACTACAGCCGCTTCGCGATCGCGGCGTTCCGCGCCGACCTCCGTCCGCGGATCGCCGCGGAGGCGCGGCGCGCGCTCGACCTCGAGGAGGAAACCGATCTCTTCGCGTATCCGGATCGCTTCCCCGCCGAATGGAAGGCGTTCCGCCGCCAGCGGATGACCGCGCTCGTCGCGCGGGTACGGCAGGCCGTCACCGCCGCACGGCCCGGCATCACGATCAGCTCGGCGGTCTTTCCCGACTCGCAGGACGCGTTCGACGAACGGATGCAGGACTGGCGCGGCTGGCTGGAATCCCGGCTGGTCGAC
This genomic stretch from Vicinamibacterales bacterium harbors:
- a CDS encoding family 10 glycosylhydrolase, yielding MARLRRAAIALAVTVGVWMAGPAPAVRTFAAPGDDAAAEVRALWVTRSSLTSANAIATLVATAHQQGFNTLLVQVRGRADAYYASTIEPRAADLARQPAAFDPLAVVLAEARPRGIRVHAWVSLNLVSSAVELPASPDHLIYRHPEWLMVPRAIAQDVARLDPRNPAYVGKIARWTRAELETVEGLFATPLQPDAAAYAARVVADVARRYDLDGVHLDYARYPNPQFDYSRFAIAAFRADLRPRIAAEARRALDLEEETDLFAYPDRFPAEWKAFRRQRMTALVARVRQAVTAARPGITISSAVFPDSQDAFDERMQDWRGWLESRLVDAVAPMAYTQEPARFAEQIAAAREIAGGRAVWAGIGAYRLTPAQTIENIQAARKLGAAGFVLFSYDSLTGPKPPAPDYLGTVSRAAFAAKATGSSSR